The proteins below come from a single Planctomycetaceae bacterium genomic window:
- a CDS encoding DUF1549 and DUF1553 domain-containing protein, with protein MMKLSTTLTLFGICLCWALPAAHVVSSDSEHDDAASDAADSPRDPWCFRPIPDIEQLDPRADTGTATLDVSVIDHYIRRELQKVPLSPAPRAEPYRQVRRLSLMLTGLPPDPETVDAFVDDPTDEHYARLVDHYLNSPQYGERWARHWMDVVRFAETWGYEWNHLVRDAWRYRDYLIRAFNSDLPYDQLIREHIAGDLLDAPRVNEDLGINESLIGTAFYRFGETGHDDCVLYPEISLDVMDNQIDTLSKAFQALTVSCSRCHDHKLDDIPQRDYYGLLGILASSRQVIRTLDLPHRQDDRKAKLAASKREIRRMLSGLWMNHADTLSAERLNELLRNSAANGHQPAGSGDITHPLFVWQNMTNSAGESTWQDRWNETRNTMTAENDRRVAFNRKNYVLFGDFSDTAGDFSNWGFEGLAVEDHECFTPHGDFSVLPAGPQVISNLLPAGCFSHGLSQKLNAVVRSPLLPEDRKYVSYQAMGQRRSVCRTVIANCTLPYFHTNRFDSAKLAWATVDLTHIRKSRLVPLRSWLEWATALDDQGYPLLNMPQTEYQTMLDNPRSWFGVTKVFVHDVEQPPFEELHAQLKVFESPAAGPDDLAVRYREILKNAVARWSAGMSVESDVFWLNAFIDLELLSCDNDQSTELAELVSEYRKLEDRIETPRRIVGMSDQDSGFDVPLLDGGNAATPQKRVHRSYLTAVESRMSRHPAQRGSGRLRVAELVADPENPLTARVMANRIWHYLFGAGIVRSVDNFGNLGDAPSHPELLDYLARRLIDSGWSVKALIREIVLSDTFRQSSVTSGDGRQKDPENRLFHRYPSRRMEAEVIRDSMLCVSGRLDLTMFGPSIDPHRAEDIDSRKLYSGPLDGNGRRSLYLKVTRMGPPKLLELFNFPDPSMTRGRRDSTNVPSQALGLMNHPFVHQQAHVHAARLIDESGANITFESALDRLFLTLFSRRPTEVERNEYTQFFGQLATAHGDSSPEDALHNSAVWQDLIHTLYNLKEFTYVL; from the coding sequence ATGATGAAACTGTCAACAACGCTGACGCTTTTCGGAATCTGTCTTTGCTGGGCACTTCCGGCAGCACATGTGGTGTCCAGCGATTCCGAGCATGATGATGCTGCGTCCGACGCAGCCGACTCACCGAGGGACCCGTGGTGCTTTCGACCGATTCCGGACATCGAACAGCTTGATCCGCGAGCCGACACCGGAACCGCGACCCTCGATGTTTCTGTCATCGATCACTACATTCGCCGCGAACTGCAGAAGGTTCCCCTGTCGCCGGCCCCGCGTGCAGAACCGTATCGCCAGGTGCGGCGACTCAGCCTGATGCTGACGGGGCTCCCGCCCGACCCCGAAACCGTGGACGCCTTCGTCGACGACCCGACCGACGAACACTATGCCAGGCTGGTCGATCACTACCTGAATTCACCGCAGTACGGCGAACGCTGGGCACGGCACTGGATGGACGTCGTCCGTTTCGCGGAAACGTGGGGCTACGAATGGAACCATCTGGTGCGCGATGCGTGGCGATATCGCGACTACCTGATTCGTGCGTTCAACAGCGACCTGCCCTATGACCAGTTGATTCGCGAACACATTGCCGGTGACCTGCTGGACGCTCCGCGGGTCAATGAAGACCTGGGCATCAACGAATCACTGATTGGAACGGCGTTCTATCGGTTCGGTGAAACGGGCCACGACGACTGCGTGCTGTATCCGGAAATCAGCCTGGACGTTATGGACAACCAGATCGATACGCTGTCCAAGGCCTTTCAGGCTCTGACGGTATCGTGTTCGCGATGCCACGATCATAAACTCGACGACATTCCTCAGCGCGATTACTACGGGCTGCTGGGAATTCTGGCAAGTTCGCGTCAGGTGATTCGAACGCTTGATCTTCCGCATCGTCAGGACGATCGCAAGGCGAAGCTGGCCGCGTCAAAACGAGAGATCCGGCGAATGCTGAGCGGGTTGTGGATGAACCATGCCGACACGCTCTCAGCGGAACGCCTGAATGAGCTGCTGCGGAATTCTGCGGCGAACGGACACCAGCCCGCCGGCTCCGGCGACATCACGCATCCGCTGTTCGTCTGGCAGAACATGACAAACTCGGCGGGTGAAAGCACCTGGCAGGATCGCTGGAACGAAACTCGCAACACAATGACGGCGGAAAACGACCGGCGCGTCGCGTTCAATCGTAAAAACTATGTGTTGTTCGGCGATTTCTCTGACACGGCCGGCGACTTCAGCAACTGGGGATTCGAAGGACTCGCGGTTGAAGATCACGAATGTTTCACGCCGCATGGCGACTTCAGTGTGCTTCCGGCCGGCCCGCAGGTCATTTCGAATCTTCTGCCGGCGGGTTGTTTTTCGCACGGCCTGTCGCAGAAGCTGAATGCCGTTGTCCGATCACCGCTGCTGCCGGAAGACAGGAAATACGTCAGCTATCAGGCCATGGGACAGCGTCGAAGCGTCTGCCGTACCGTCATCGCCAACTGCACGCTGCCGTATTTCCACACCAACCGGTTTGATTCGGCGAAACTCGCCTGGGCCACGGTTGACCTGACGCACATTCGGAAGTCGCGGCTTGTTCCGCTGCGGTCATGGCTGGAATGGGCAACGGCGCTGGACGATCAGGGTTATCCGCTGCTGAACATGCCGCAGACCGAATATCAGACGATGCTCGACAATCCGCGGTCATGGTTCGGCGTGACGAAAGTGTTCGTCCACGACGTTGAGCAGCCACCGTTTGAAGAACTTCACGCACAACTGAAGGTGTTCGAATCACCGGCTGCCGGTCCCGATGACCTGGCGGTGCGGTATCGCGAGATCCTGAAGAACGCGGTTGCTCGCTGGTCGGCCGGAATGTCGGTCGAGTCCGACGTGTTCTGGCTGAACGCATTCATCGACCTGGAACTGCTCAGTTGCGACAACGATCAGTCAACGGAACTGGCGGAGCTGGTGTCGGAGTATCGGAAGCTTGAAGACCGGATCGAAACGCCCCGGCGAATCGTCGGCATGTCCGACCAGGACAGCGGCTTTGACGTTCCGCTGCTGGATGGCGGCAACGCGGCGACTCCGCAGAAGCGCGTCCATCGCAGTTACCTGACGGCCGTCGAATCACGGATGTCCAGGCATCCCGCGCAGCGCGGCAGTGGCCGCCTGCGCGTGGCGGAACTGGTCGCCGATCCCGAAAACCCGCTGACGGCACGAGTCATGGCTAACCGAATCTGGCATTACCTGTTCGGTGCCGGAATCGTGCGGTCCGTCGATAACTTCGGAAACCTGGGAGACGCGCCCAGTCATCCGGAGTTGCTGGACTATCTCGCGCGGCGACTGATCGATTCCGGCTGGTCCGTGAAGGCACTGATCCGCGAAATCGTGCTCAGCGACACCTTTCGGCAGTCGTCCGTGACATCCGGCGACGGACGGCAGAAGGATCCTGAGAATCGGCTGTTCCACCGCTATCCCTCGCGGCGCATGGAAGCGGAGGTCATCCGTGATTCAATGCTGTGTGTGTCCGGCCGCCTGGACCTGACAATGTTCGGGCCGAGCATTGATCCACACCGCGCCGAGGACATCGACAGCCGCAAGCTGTACTCCGGACCTCTGGACGGCAACGGTCGCCGAAGTCTGTATCTGAAGGTCACGCGAATGGGACCGCCGAAACTGCTGGAACTGTTCAACTTTCCGGATCCGTCCATGACGCGCGGACGTCGCGACAGCACCAACGTGCCCTCACAAGCGCTTGGCCTGATGAATCACCCGTTCGTCCATCAGCAGGCACACGTACACGCCGCGCGTCTGATTGACGAATCCGGTGCGAACATCACCTTCGAATCCGCACTGGACCGGCTGTTCCTGACCTTGTTCAGTCGGCGGCCGACAGAAGTTGAGCGAAACGAATACACACAGTTCTTTGGACAATTGGCAACGGCGCACGGCGATTCCTCCCCGGAAGATGCTCTCCACAATTCGGCCGTTTGGCAGGATCTGATCCATACGCTCTACAATCTCAAGGAATTCACGTATGTCCTCTAA
- a CDS encoding Ldh family oxidoreductase — translation MAPFGGIDRRLSANPMAAGVPTNGEPLILDMSACTIAEGKIRVALNKGERVPDNCIIDSTGRPTDDPAAFYTEPGSILPIAGHKGYALSVMIEMLAGALTGSSCTNPKNNWRVVNGMLSIIIDRSRFGSAEEFFPEVARFIEFVKSSRTVAPNGEILVPGEIEQRTKASRLSSGIELDETTWRQIHETCERLGVEHSFARPGSAASGAAEVVIPGSEAAPTDRR, via the coding sequence GTGGCTCCGTTCGGAGGGATCGACCGGCGACTGTCCGCGAATCCGATGGCGGCCGGTGTTCCCACGAACGGCGAACCGCTGATTCTGGACATGTCGGCCTGCACGATTGCGGAAGGCAAGATCCGCGTGGCGCTCAATAAGGGCGAACGCGTCCCTGACAACTGCATCATTGATTCCACCGGTCGGCCCACAGACGATCCGGCGGCGTTCTACACCGAACCGGGTTCCATTCTGCCGATTGCCGGACACAAGGGTTACGCTTTGTCCGTGATGATCGAAATGCTGGCCGGGGCGCTGACGGGCAGTTCCTGCACCAACCCGAAAAACAACTGGCGCGTTGTCAACGGCATGCTGTCGATCATCATCGACCGCAGCCGCTTTGGATCCGCCGAAGAGTTCTTTCCCGAAGTCGCTCGGTTCATCGAATTCGTAAAGAGTTCGCGGACTGTCGCTCCGAACGGAGAAATTCTGGTTCCCGGCGAGATCGAGCAGCGGACGAAAGCCAGCCGTCTGAGCAGTGGTATTGAGCTGGACGAAACGACCTGGCGGCAGATTCACGAGACGTGTGAGCGGCTTGGTGTCGAACACAGTTTTGCCCGGCCTGGTTCCGCTGCATCCGGCGCTGCGGAAGTCGTCATTCCCGGTTCCGAAGCCGCCCCGACCGACCGACGCTGA
- a CDS encoding DUF1501 domain-containing protein: MIPTTSLRRTFLKTAFNGLGAVAFHDLLRAEERAAAATDPLAERLPHVPRQARHCIFLFMQGGVSQLDSFEYKPELTKVHGSRLPRIPDISGELQGRLSFPHVAIGSPFKFRQYGESGHWFSELFPHLAQHADRLAMVRGIKTDNQNHGPSTLHVTTGSQFPGSPSVGSWVSYGLGSPNRNMPGYIVIQDPRGAPVNGAAVWANGYLPASYQGTLLRSTGTPILNLARPDGVSAKQQRREFDVLASLNRRHHEARPDDTELAARINAYELAFRMQSDAPELADLSGETQATQQLYGLDNPTTSGFGRQCLLARRMVEAGVRYTLLVHGVQIGPHSWDDHGNVRDGMKRHSQEVDQPVAALLTDLHVRGLLEDTLVVWASEMGRTPFVNGAMSRTPGREHNSWNLVMWLAGGNVKGGASAGETDDFGLRSVGDEIPVRDVHATILNLMGLDDDRLRYLHAGRLRQLTDIGGNVLHDIIA; the protein is encoded by the coding sequence ATGATTCCCACAACGTCCCTGCGACGCACCTTTCTGAAAACGGCGTTCAACGGACTTGGCGCGGTCGCGTTCCATGACCTGCTGCGCGCGGAGGAACGGGCGGCGGCGGCGACTGATCCGCTGGCCGAGCGACTTCCGCATGTGCCTCGGCAAGCACGCCACTGCATCTTTCTGTTCATGCAGGGCGGTGTCAGTCAGCTTGATTCGTTCGAATACAAGCCGGAGCTGACGAAGGTTCATGGAAGTCGGCTGCCCCGCATTCCGGACATTTCCGGCGAACTGCAGGGACGTCTGTCGTTTCCTCACGTCGCAATCGGCAGTCCGTTCAAGTTCCGTCAGTACGGCGAATCGGGACACTGGTTTTCGGAACTGTTTCCGCATCTGGCGCAGCACGCCGACCGGCTTGCGATGGTTCGGGGCATCAAAACGGACAATCAGAATCACGGCCCGTCCACACTGCATGTGACAACGGGAAGCCAGTTTCCCGGAAGCCCGTCCGTCGGTTCATGGGTCAGCTACGGTCTTGGTTCACCAAACCGCAACATGCCCGGATACATCGTCATCCAGGACCCGCGCGGAGCGCCCGTGAATGGTGCCGCGGTGTGGGCCAACGGTTATCTGCCGGCTTCGTACCAGGGAACGCTGCTGCGTTCGACCGGTACGCCGATTCTGAATCTTGCGCGGCCCGATGGTGTGTCCGCCAAACAGCAGCGGCGGGAATTCGATGTGCTGGCATCATTGAATCGGCGACATCACGAAGCCCGGCCCGACGACACGGAACTGGCGGCACGCATCAACGCCTACGAACTTGCGTTTCGCATGCAGTCCGACGCGCCGGAACTGGCGGACCTTTCCGGAGAAACGCAGGCGACACAGCAACTGTACGGTCTGGACAATCCGACGACTTCGGGATTCGGTCGGCAGTGTCTGCTTGCCAGAAGAATGGTCGAAGCGGGAGTCCGCTACACACTGCTGGTCCACGGCGTTCAGATCGGACCGCACAGTTGGGACGATCACGGCAACGTCCGGGACGGGATGAAGCGTCATTCACAGGAAGTCGATCAGCCCGTCGCCGCGCTGTTGACCGATCTTCATGTACGCGGTCTGCTGGAAGACACGCTGGTCGTCTGGGCGTCGGAGATGGGTCGCACTCCTTTTGTAAACGGCGCGATGAGCCGCACGCCTGGCCGCGAACACAATTCCTGGAATCTGGTCATGTGGCTGGCCGGCGGAAACGTCAAAGGCGGCGCGTCAGCCGGTGAAACGGACGACTTCGGGCTGCGTTCCGTCGGCGACGAAATTCCGGTTCGTGACGTCCACGCAACCATCCTGAACCTGATGGGACTCGACGACGATCGGCTGCGGTATCTTCATGCCGGTCGTCTTCGGCAACTGACGGATATCGGCGGCAATGTGCTGCATGATATCATCGCCTGA
- a CDS encoding Nramp family divalent metal transporter — MPIAPLEYPEVPETLAGRINWKMLRYFGAGAVLASVTIGSGETLMASRGGSVFGYSVLWAVLAAAVTKCVQVYTAARHITLTGRHPMEDWARATRAVPWFLLVLCAWCFPFLLAFLTLVLGEIINEMFHVAAPDDPGFRTWTRIWATASAVVAIILTLIQGYGVMEKVQTAVIGLLLICIGAACIASNPDWLAAIEGLFVPAAPSYASWLLEKYPDEFSNRTAWVETTAIIGFIGGGTYDYLGYVGCLREKSWGAIGDSSVTDQPTEISSDADNVRRGLTWLRAPAIDVTASFVCVFIFSVCFVVLGASILHPQQIIPAKNGELLTHQAQFLTRLHPALLHLYRIGVFMAFWGTIYGAYEVYSRTVYECLRPISERVRHMRTGTIRLYVLLYCGLGGITLTWLTENPITLITFPSLVGGVLTCGLWCFGMIWLDRRQLPAPLRMKPPLLVATVVSGAILTAIGGKAFFDFIAAVAGST, encoded by the coding sequence ATGCCCATTGCGCCGCTTGAATATCCGGAGGTTCCTGAAACTCTGGCCGGCAGGATCAACTGGAAGATGCTGCGTTACTTCGGCGCGGGAGCCGTGCTGGCGTCGGTCACGATCGGCAGCGGCGAAACACTGATGGCGTCGCGGGGCGGTTCAGTCTTCGGATATTCGGTTCTGTGGGCTGTGCTGGCTGCGGCCGTGACGAAATGTGTGCAGGTCTATACGGCCGCCCGCCATATCACGCTGACCGGTCGGCATCCGATGGAAGACTGGGCTCGCGCGACTCGCGCCGTTCCGTGGTTCCTGCTGGTTCTGTGTGCCTGGTGTTTTCCGTTCCTGCTGGCCTTTCTGACTCTGGTGCTGGGCGAAATCATCAACGAGATGTTTCATGTCGCTGCGCCGGACGATCCCGGCTTTCGCACGTGGACTCGCATCTGGGCCACGGCCTCCGCGGTGGTGGCAATCATCCTGACGCTGATTCAGGGTTATGGCGTGATGGAAAAAGTGCAGACGGCTGTGATCGGATTGCTGCTGATCTGCATCGGAGCCGCGTGCATTGCGTCGAATCCGGACTGGCTGGCAGCCATCGAGGGCCTGTTCGTTCCCGCAGCTCCGTCGTACGCCTCCTGGCTGCTGGAGAAGTACCCGGACGAGTTTTCGAATCGAACGGCATGGGTGGAAACCACGGCGATCATCGGCTTCATCGGCGGCGGCACGTACGACTACCTCGGCTACGTGGGATGTCTGCGTGAAAAGTCGTGGGGAGCCATCGGCGACAGCAGCGTCACAGATCAGCCGACCGAAATCTCCTCCGATGCCGACAACGTCCGGCGCGGACTGACCTGGCTGCGGGCACCGGCCATTGACGTCACGGCCAGTTTTGTCTGCGTGTTTATCTTCAGCGTCTGTTTCGTGGTGCTGGGGGCTTCCATCCTGCATCCTCAACAAATCATCCCCGCGAAGAATGGCGAGCTGCTGACTCACCAGGCGCAGTTTCTGACCAGACTGCATCCGGCGCTGCTGCACCTGTACCGAATCGGTGTCTTCATGGCATTCTGGGGGACGATCTACGGCGCGTATGAAGTTTATTCGCGCACCGTTTATGAGTGCCTGCGTCCGATCAGCGAACGCGTCAGGCACATGCGGACCGGAACAATTCGCCTGTACGTGCTGCTTTATTGCGGACTTGGCGGGATCACATTGACGTGGCTCACGGAAAATCCCATCACGCTGATCACCTTTCCGTCGCTCGTCGGCGGAGTTCTGACCTGCGGACTGTGGTGTTTTGGAATGATCTGGCTGGATCGCCGCCAGCTTCCGGCACCGCTGAGAATGAAGCCGCCATTGCTGGTGGCCACGGTTGTTTCCGGCGCGATTCTGACGGCCATTGGCGGCAAGGCGTTCTTCGATTTTATCGCCGCAGTTGCCGGGAGCACATAG
- a CDS encoding DUF1549 and DUF1553 domain-containing protein: MSHRRATQIAIFCAAVFLANALHAQSQDERPWPFYSPKAASPPDVPSDWIRNEIDSFVLRRLHDAGLRPAPEATRQQLIRRLYFDLIGLPPAPEDVDAFVSDKSEQAWADLVDRLLIDPRFGERWARLWLDVARYADTAGYEGDPDLPHAWRYRDYVIDAFNSDKPYDEFIREQIAGDEFEEIMGAGDLPETPAERVVAMTFLRLAPFTEPRGDESRHELLSEMTSTVGAVFLGLTVGCAKCHDHKYDDIPTKDFYRLKAFFSTVSLPRPEPGDGFQIGGSLPATFYRDGEQEWAAARRTALQQEVADAKQQLEELKAALTDKLDDKAGFGLQAMGGGLGNNYIFGRTPVSDGTLHASIVNCDANEWAFFTDFGSREQTGSNAGSNQGQWFGDVPNVQHVALGQYSEGTGRIRAEQAHHVGAFAHVLIYDHPLSVDERTALQSWLTAGCTCDPPHSGLRFWLNAADLDGNPDTDNPATGSQVARWTDRCGGITLSQTAPQLQPTLTTVAIGGDGTVSGDERQAEIPAVRFDADFLVGAAADASFTQDQSGSLVVIGTAEHAHEGYGFEVGGDGAFLSTFINPGASARTDVESLLTAQDNELVSPQDRERYRWLSNREHFVAQHLKRLQPVAMSVRHSYGPPYEPGVPTSRVLIRGEYDNPGEEVQAGFLSCITGNDEPAEIRLDPFKRWPTRSRRMALANWIASAENPLTARVIVNRLWHWHFSRGIVASPSDFGQLGGGPSHPELLDWLALRLVQNNWSLKAIHRLIVMSAAYRQTSLRVDADCSRIDPENSLLWRFRRRRLEAEAVRDSVLSVSGRLNPEQFGLPIFPPLPDDIEERVKYSNSKWDTQHGPEGRRRSIYIYQQRTLTMPLMQSFDSLVCDESRPLRRSSVTPLQALAMYNGRFVSEEAKHFASRVLREAGDDAGVSEQISYAFRIALGRSPDSTELTELRRLADDSKSGLAAVCRVLLNSSEFLYVD, translated from the coding sequence ATGTCGCACAGACGCGCAACTCAAATCGCAATCTTCTGCGCTGCCGTGTTTCTCGCGAACGCCCTGCATGCACAGTCGCAGGACGAGCGACCGTGGCCGTTCTATTCGCCGAAAGCAGCATCGCCGCCGGACGTGCCGTCGGATTGGATTCGAAACGAAATCGACTCGTTTGTCCTGCGTCGGCTGCACGATGCCGGGCTGCGTCCGGCGCCGGAGGCCACTCGTCAGCAGCTGATTCGCCGGCTGTACTTCGACCTCATCGGTCTGCCGCCGGCCCCGGAGGACGTCGACGCATTCGTCAGCGACAAATCGGAACAGGCCTGGGCGGACCTTGTCGACCGGTTGCTGATCGATCCTCGTTTTGGAGAACGATGGGCGCGGCTGTGGCTGGACGTGGCTCGCTATGCCGACACGGCCGGATACGAGGGTGATCCGGATCTGCCCCACGCCTGGCGATACCGCGACTACGTCATCGACGCGTTCAACAGCGACAAGCCGTACGATGAGTTCATCAGGGAACAAATCGCCGGTGACGAATTCGAAGAAATCATGGGAGCCGGTGATTTGCCGGAAACTCCCGCGGAACGCGTTGTGGCGATGACGTTCCTGCGACTCGCTCCGTTCACGGAACCGCGGGGCGATGAATCGCGCCACGAATTGCTGAGCGAGATGACGTCGACCGTCGGTGCCGTGTTCCTTGGACTCACCGTCGGCTGCGCGAAGTGTCACGACCACAAGTACGATGACATCCCCACCAAAGACTTCTACCGCCTGAAGGCATTCTTCTCGACGGTCTCCCTGCCCCGCCCCGAACCGGGCGACGGCTTTCAGATCGGCGGTTCGCTTCCCGCCACGTTTTACCGTGATGGCGAACAGGAATGGGCAGCCGCCCGCCGCACTGCGCTTCAACAGGAAGTGGCCGACGCGAAGCAGCAACTGGAAGAACTCAAAGCGGCACTCACCGACAAGCTGGACGACAAAGCAGGGTTCGGTCTTCAGGCGATGGGCGGTGGTCTCGGGAACAACTACATCTTCGGCCGCACGCCGGTCAGCGACGGCACGCTGCACGCTTCAATCGTGAACTGCGACGCAAACGAATGGGCGTTCTTCACGGACTTTGGTTCGCGAGAACAGACTGGCAGCAATGCCGGCTCCAATCAGGGACAGTGGTTCGGCGATGTTCCGAACGTGCAGCACGTTGCACTGGGGCAGTATTCCGAAGGCACAGGTCGCATCCGCGCTGAGCAGGCGCATCACGTGGGAGCGTTCGCTCACGTGCTGATCTACGACCATCCGCTCAGCGTCGATGAACGGACGGCACTGCAGTCCTGGCTGACAGCGGGATGCACGTGCGATCCGCCGCACAGCGGACTGCGGTTCTGGCTGAATGCAGCTGATCTCGACGGCAATCCGGACACCGACAATCCCGCGACGGGCAGTCAGGTCGCGCGATGGACCGATCGCTGCGGCGGAATCACGTTGTCACAGACAGCACCACAGCTCCAGCCGACATTGACGACAGTCGCCATCGGTGGTGACGGCACCGTCAGCGGTGATGAGCGCCAGGCGGAGATTCCGGCCGTTCGTTTTGATGCCGATTTTCTTGTCGGTGCAGCCGCAGACGCGTCCTTCACGCAGGATCAGTCGGGATCGCTGGTTGTGATCGGCACGGCTGAGCATGCTCACGAAGGCTACGGTTTTGAAGTCGGCGGCGACGGGGCGTTTCTGAGCACATTCATCAATCCCGGCGCGTCGGCACGGACGGATGTGGAATCGCTGCTGACCGCCCAGGACAACGAACTGGTGTCGCCGCAGGATCGGGAACGTTACCGGTGGCTGTCGAACCGCGAACACTTTGTGGCTCAGCACCTGAAGCGCCTGCAGCCCGTGGCGATGTCGGTGCGGCATTCGTATGGTCCGCCGTATGAACCCGGAGTTCCGACATCACGCGTGTTGATTCGCGGCGAATACGACAATCCGGGCGAAGAAGTCCAGGCCGGTTTTCTAAGCTGCATCACGGGCAACGACGAGCCCGCCGAAATTCGCCTCGACCCGTTCAAACGCTGGCCCACTCGCAGCCGACGAATGGCTCTGGCGAACTGGATCGCCAGCGCTGAAAACCCGCTCACCGCGCGCGTGATTGTGAACCGGCTCTGGCACTGGCACTTCAGTCGCGGGATTGTTGCTTCACCCAGCGACTTCGGACAACTCGGCGGCGGTCCATCGCATCCGGAACTGCTCGACTGGCTCGCCCTGCGGCTTGTTCAGAACAACTGGAGCCTGAAAGCCATCCATCGGCTGATCGTGATGTCGGCGGCCTACCGACAGACGTCACTGCGAGTCGATGCGGACTGTTCCCGGATCGATCCGGAAAACTCCCTGCTGTGGCGATTTCGACGACGGCGGCTGGAAGCCGAAGCCGTCCGCGACAGCGTCTTGTCCGTCAGCGGCCGGCTGAATCCCGAACAGTTTGGCCTGCCGATTTTTCCACCGCTGCCGGACGACATCGAAGAACGAGTCAAATACTCAAACAGCAAGTGGGATACGCAGCACGGTCCGGAAGGCCGCAGGCGAAGCATCTACATCTATCAACAGCGGACTCTGACGATGCCGCTGATGCAGTCGTTCGACTCGCTGGTATGCGACGAATCGCGGCCGCTGCGCCGTTCCTCAGTAACTCCGCTTCAGGCGCTGGCGATGTACAATGGCCGGTTCGTCAGCGAAGAAGCAAAACACTTCGCATCACGCGTGCTCCGCGAAGCAGGGGATGATGCCGGCGTTTCAGAACAGATCTCGTACGCGTTTCGGATCGCGCTGGGCCGATCACCGGACTCCACTGAACTGACGGAACTGCGAAGACTGGCAGATGACAGTAAGTCGGGGCTTGCCGCCGTGTGCCGTGTCCTGCTGAACAGCAGCGAGTTTCTGTATGTCGACTAG
- a CDS encoding Ldh family oxidoreductase: MNLSYQDLAVLTADIFSAAGCQTEEAQRVARHLVESNLVGHDSHGVIRVASYVDWLRDGKIFANRSIQIVTESDAIAVVDGQFGLGQTIGEQAIDLGIEKSRRHGVAVIALRNSGHLGRIGDWAIQAADAGMMSLHFVNTSARECWWLRSEGSTGDCPRIRWRPVFPRTANR; this comes from the coding sequence ATGAATCTTTCATACCAGGATCTGGCAGTTTTGACGGCCGATATTTTTTCGGCCGCCGGCTGTCAGACTGAAGAAGCGCAGCGTGTTGCCCGGCATCTGGTGGAATCGAATCTGGTCGGACACGATTCGCACGGCGTCATCCGGGTTGCGTCATACGTCGACTGGCTGCGCGACGGCAAGATCTTCGCCAACAGGTCGATTCAGATCGTCACGGAAAGCGACGCGATCGCAGTTGTCGACGGGCAGTTTGGTCTTGGGCAGACGATCGGCGAACAGGCCATTGATCTGGGAATTGAAAAATCCCGCCGGCACGGTGTGGCAGTGATCGCTCTGCGGAATTCCGGCCACCTGGGACGGATCGGAGACTGGGCGATCCAGGCAGCCGACGCCGGCATGATGTCGCTGCATTTCGTCAACACCAGCGCGCGGGAATGCTGGTGGCTCCGTTCGGAGGGATCGACCGGCGACTGTCCGCGAATCCGATGGCGGCCGGTGTTCCCACGAACGGCGAACCGCTGA